The following is a genomic window from Hyphomicrobiales bacterium.
GTGTTCACAGACGATTTGTCCAGGGTCGGCGCTGTGCCGCGAGGGGTAGCGAAGGTGATCTGGTGGCCAGCGTCGAGGAGTGCCTTCACCGGCTGCATCAGTTCATTGAGGTAGAAACCAGTCTCAAGAACCCTGCCGTCCTTCAGGTCGAGATGATCGGAGTCCGAGAGGACGACCACGACATTCCCGGCATGGGCGCTGGCGGTGCTGAGGCTGAGCGCCAGCGCGGCGGCGGCGATATGGAAGAGTTTCATCCTTCATTCTCCAGGAGAAGAACATCCACCGCCCTTCAAGGCGGGGAGTTCGTTGCTATGATTGCTGCTGACGAGTTGTTGGTGATCAGGAGATCGCGGAGGGCCTCGCCACTCCGCTTGCCGATTGCGGTTCGGGCCAGCGACCAACCTGCCGTCGACCAGAATCTTGGCGGTCTAGTTCGCAGCCGCATGATGATCGGCACCGCGTTCGGCAAGCGTGCTGGCAAGCAGGAAAGGCACGACCTTGTCGAGCTTGACCGCGCGTTACTTGTCGTCCGCGAAGGCCGAGACCTTCTTGCCGGCGAACAAGATGCGCATCATTACTGAGCGTGTGATTGATCAGTGCGGTCGGTCACGGCAGCCGGTGGCAGCGATGCCGCCGGCTTTGTTGAGGTCGCGGGTAACGGTATTGACGACCGGGCAGACACGACCATCCCGCATCGCCCCGTAGCGCCTGCAAAAAAAGATGGCTGAATAACGTGTCGAGTCAGCATCGGCGGGACGCGGTATATTGCGGATGGCGCCGCGGAAGTCTTCCCCCTTCCAATAGCGCGCGTTGATCGCCTCCTTGAAAGCAAGATCATCGACCGGCTGCTCGCTGCCTTCAATGGAAGCGAACCGAATGGACTGCCGGCAGCCTCGATGACCGCAATAGTCTGTGTGACCTTGCCGAGGAAAAATCGGTCGGATCAGCGCTTTTTATTTTCGTCGTGACTAGTGTGAACAAGCAGAATAGGTTTGCGATCCGGAACTGTACTGATAGTCAGCTTTTTCATGATTGAAACGAATGATTGCTTTTACGGATATCTACTTCGCATCAATTCGGCGATAGAGATCGATTGAGAAGTTTCATCTGTTCCTCAATGAGCAAGGTCGGGGCGCGGCATTCGCTAGCCGGCCGCCAAGCCGCTCCTAAATCAAGGCCTTGCCCATGGACGCGCCGCCGTCCACGAAAAGTGTCTGGCCAGTGATGAAGGCGGCATCCTCTGACAGGAAAAACGCGACTGCCGCGGCGATTTCATCCGGTTTTCCGAGCCTGTTCATTGGGACGCCCGAGAGGTAGCGCCGCTCGCCGTCACTGCCGGGAGGATTATTGGCGCGAAACAGTTCGGTTTCGGTGGGGCCAGGTGCGACCGCGTTGACTGTGATCCCCGTCTGCGCGAGTTCGAGCGCCCAGGTCCGCGCGAAGCTGACCAGGGCCATCTTGGCGGCTGCATAAGCGGTCCGCTCAGCGATCCCGAGGATGGTCAGGCTCGAGATATTGACGATGCGCCCCCAGCCGTTGCTCCGCATGTTTGGCAGCGCCGCCTGCACGGCCTGCAGGGTCGGATGCAGGTTCAGCCCCAGGACAGCGTCGAGGTCGTCGAGTTCGATCCTGCCGAGGGGCTGCGGTCGCACCAGGCCGACATTATTGACGACACCGTCGATGCGAAATCGCTTGGAGATATCGGTGAGCGCTTCCTGCGTCTGGTGGCGATCTTCAAGATCGACGGGGACGAGCAAGCCCCGAAAGGCATTGTCATCGGCATTGCGGGCAAGTCCGATCACCGTGTGCCCCGCCGCAGCGAGCCGCTCGGAAACGGCCCGCCCGATGCCCTTGCTTGCCCCGGTTATGAGAAAGGTACGGGTTGCAGCCATCAGCAGGACCTCTTCAAGTTGTTTGGGCAGGATTGCTCCCGTGGCGAGGCATCGCACCACGTCGATCAACATACTTTATTGCGACCTCAATGAGGGATAAAGCCCTCCCGAAGGAATTGATTTATTCGCGCGAGGCTAAAATGAGTCGGCGATTTGATCACCTTGGCGATGTAGAGGCGTTCGTGGTCGTGGCGGAAAAGGGCTCCATGACAGAAGGAGCGGTTACGCTATCGACCACGCCTTCGGTCCTTAGCCGGGCAATCACCCGTCTCGAAACGCGTCTGGGCGCTCAATTGATGCGCCGGACGACCCGGCGGCTGAGCCTGACTGATGCCGGTCGTGCCTATCTTGAGCAGGCGCGTGCCGCGTTTTCCCTGATCGATAATGTGGAGCGGACAATCCAGGGAAAAGACGGAGAGCCGCTGACCGGCAATGTGCGACTAAGTGTGCCGACGACCTACGGCCACTACAGATTGCCGGCGATGCTAAGCGCGTTCGCCCAAGCCTATCCAGAGGTTCATATCGAACTGAGTATCACCAATCGCAATGTCGATTTGGTCGCCGAAGGCTACGATCTGGCGATCCGCCTCGGGCCCTTGCCAGACAGCGGTCTGGTCGCGCACAAAATGGAGGATGCGCCGCTACGTCTGGTCGCCGCCCCGAGCTATATCGAGCGGGCGGGCGTGCCGCAGTCGATCGAGGGTCTGCTCGACCACCAATGTCTACCCTTCGTGATGCCGAGCAGCGGGCGCTGTGCGCCATGGCTGTTCCGAGTCGGCAGCCGCGACGTCGAATGGACACCGCCCGGACGCATTCGGATCTTTGACGACGTGTTGGGTGTGATGTCGCTTGCGGAAAGCGGCATGGGCATTTGCCAGACCTACGATTTCATCGTGGGCGATCGGATCGAGCAGGGCCGCCTTGTGGAAGTTCTTGAGGGCACTCGTGGACGTACACGCCCATTCTCCGTCATCTTCACTCCGCATCGTCGACTCTCGGCTGCTACGCGAGCGCTCATCGACTACCTCATCAGCGCCGCCTCCAGCACTTGAACTCACCGAAGGCGTTCATCTTTGAAATCATAGACGGTGATGCCGATAGAGCTATACGTCGTCGTCTTCCCGAGGCCGGTCGGCTCGGCGATAGGCTTGAGGGAAGCCACGCTATCCTTCGTGGGCAATGATATCGAGAATAGCGACGGCGCACTCGATCGACTGGACTAAGGCGCAGGTCTCTTTCCGATGGCGTCGGCCAGGAAGTCGACGAAGGCGCGGATACGCGCGGCGAGATGCTCGTGGCCGACATAGATAGCGTGTACGAGTTCGATGTCCTCGGCGTTGTAGTCCTCAAGCACCGCGATGAGCCGACCGGCCGCGATGTCCTTCTCGACATGGAAAGCGCCCAGACGGGCGAGCCCCACGCTGTCGAGCGCCAACTGGCGCAGGATCACGCCGCTATTGCCGTAGGCGTTGCCGGCGACAGACCGCGTAAGCGGCTCGCCGCTCGACGGATCACGGAACGGCCATTCGTCGAGGCTCCGCCGGAAGTTGAAGCGCAGGCAGTTATGCCTGTCGAGGTCTTGCGGGCGGGCCGGGACGCCGTGCGCTTCCAGATAGCCGGGCGATGCGACAATGACCCGTCGGCTCTCCAGGAGCTTACGCGCCTTCAGCGCGGAATCGCGCAAGGGGCCGGAGCGGATGGCGACATCGGTGCGTTCGTCCACGAGGTCGATCACCATATCGGTCAATGACACGTCGAGTTCCACTTGTGGGTAGAGCGCGAAGAACTTCGGGACCAGGGGCAACAGGCAACATTCGCCGAAGGCGACGGAGGCGCTCACCCTGAGTTTTCCGCGCGGCGCGACGTCCGCGCCGGTCGCGATCAGTCGTTCGGTCTCGTCGATGTCGGAGAGAATGCGGCGCGCCCGTTCCAGATAGATGGCGCCTTCGGGCGTGAGTTGGAGCGTGCGCGTCGACCGCACGAAGAGCGGCGTGCCGAGCCGGTCCTCGATGCGGGTGACGAGCTTGCTGACGGCGGAAGGCGACAGGCCGAGCTTGCGGCCAGCAGCCGAGAACCCCTCGCTTTCCGCCGCGACGATGAACACGCCCATTTCGCCGGATCGACTATCCAAGGAACGCCCTATGAATTTCTTTCAAAGTCATTTTTACATAACGCCATATTCATTCTCAAGCCAACTGACGGCATGTTTCCGTCCGACCAGGGGCGCTGCCGCGCGCGCCCCGGATTTTTTCATCCGTCCGTCTGCCTGCCAGGCGGGGAAAGGACGACGCATGCCCATGGCTCTCTACGCCCTGACGATCGCCGCCTACGCGATCGGAACCACTGAATTCGTCATCGTCGGGCTTCTGCCGACCGTGGCAGGCGATCTCGGCATCACCCTGCCGCTGGCCGGCCTGATCGTTTCCGTCTATGCGCTCGGCGTCACTTTCGGTGCCCCGATCCTCACCGCGCTGACAGGCCGCGTCGAGCGCAAGCCGCTCCTGCTTGGTCTGATGGTGCTATTCATCGCCGGCAACATGCTGGCGGCGCTGACCCCCACCTATGAATTCCTGCTGATCGCGCGTGTGCTGTCGGCCTTCGCGCATGGTGTCTTCTTCTCGGTCGGCGCGACCATCGCCGCCGATCTGGTGCCGGAAGACCGCCGTGCGTCGGCCATTGCCATGATGTTCATGGGACTGACGGTGGCGATCGTCACCGGTGTTCCGCTCGGCACCTTCATCGGCCAGACCTTCGGCTGGCGCGCGACCTTCTGGGCAGTCGCCGCGCTCGGCGTGATCGCCTTCATCGGAATCGCGACGCTGCTGCCCAGGAATATCAGCAAGGCGCCACCGGCCTCGCTGCTCGATCAGGTGCGGGTGCTTGGATCAGGCCGGTTGCTTCTGGTCTTCGCTATGACGGCGCTCGGCTATGGCGGCACCTTCGTCACCTTCACCTATCTGGCCACGATCCTCGAGGAGATCACTGGCTTTGCCGCCAGCCATGTCAGCTTGATCCTGATTCTCTATGGTGCGGCGATCGCTGTCGGCAATCTTTCAGGAGGGCGTATCGCCAACCGCGATCCGGTCAAGGCGCTGACCTGGCTGTTTGCGGCTCAGGCGGCGGTGCTGGTCATCTTCACCTTCACGACGGGGGCGACTGTTCCCGCGCTCGTGACGCTCGCCGCTCTCGGTTTCCTGTCCTTTGCCAATGTGCCGGGACTTCAGCTCTATGTTGTCCAGCTGGCGAAGCGCTTCCGTCCCGGCACTGTGGACGTGGCCTCGGCGCTGAATATCGCGGCCTTCAATCTCGGCATCGCGCTTGGCGCATGGATCGGCGGCCTCGTCGTCGGCTCCGGCCTCGGGCTTGCCGCAACACCCTGGGTCGGCGGGATCATGGTCGCGGCTGCGCTCGTCCTGACGCTCTGGAGCGGTGTGCTCGACAACCGCGAAAAGCGGGCCGAGCTGCGTACAGCTTGAAGGGGGAGGTCGTCATGTCTTTCGATCACACCGCTTCCGCGCTTGATCTGATCCGCAAGCCCGGCCGGCTGACACTCGGGGTCGAACTGCCGCTCGACAACGACTGGTCGCCGGAAGGCGACAGCCGTCGCAAAGCAGATGGCCGTCCCCAGGGCGTTCCCGATCTCTCGCGCTATCCCGAGCTGGTGCGGCAGATCGACGGCGCCGGCTTTGCCGCTTTGTGGATGCGCGACGTGCCGGTCTTTGATCCCGCCAACTTCGGGGATGCGGGCTCCGTCTATGATCCGTTCGTCAATCTCGGCTTTCTTGCCGGGGTAACGAAGTACGTGGCGCTTGGCACTGCCGGGATCGTGCTGCCGCTGCGCCATCCGATGATGGTAGCCAAAGCCGCAGCGTCAGTGGATCGCCTCTCCGGCGGCCGGCTTATCCTCGGTCTCGCCTCGGGCGACCGGCCGGTGGAATATCCCCTGCTCGGGCTCGACTTCGAGAAGCGCGGCGAAACCTTCCGCAACAGCCTCACCTATGTGCGCGAGGCTTGGAAGGACGCTGGCCTGTCGCTCGGCGACGGGCGGACAGCCGCCGGCTACGATCTCCTGCCCAAGCCGCTCCAGCGGCGGATTCCGACCGTCATCGCCGGCAACGGACAGCAGACCAACGACTGGATCGCGGCCAATATGGATGGCCGCTTTGTCTATCCCGGCAATCTCGACCGGCTTGCGACCCAAGCCGCTGACTTCCGTTCTCTCACGAAGGCCGCCGGCCTCGAACCGGGCGTGTTCATCAGCGCTTTCCATCTCGATCTGGCCGACGATCCCGATGAAGCCCCGACGCCACGCCGCTTCGGCGCCCGCGTCGGACGCAAGCCCTTGCTCGATCACCTTGAGCAGCTTCACGGTGTGGGTGTCGACCATCTCGCTGTCCTGCTTCGGCCTTCGCGCCGTCCGCTCGACGAGGTCATCGATGAACTCGCCCGCGACGTGATCCCCCAGCTGGCCGCACCGCCAAAGCGGCTGCCGCGTGAATCTTGAAACCAGAAGGACAACAGACGATGCAGACAATCAATGCCAACGGCGCCCGCATTCCCGCCCTCGGCTTCGGCACCTTCAGGATGCCCGGCCCGGACACCCTACGCATGGTGCCGCATGTGCTGAGGCTCGGTTATCGCCATATCGACACGGCGCAGATCTACGGCAATGAGGCCGAGGTAGGGGAAGGCATTGCCGCCTCCGGCGTGGCGCGTGGCGACATCTTCCTGACCACCAAGGTCTGGGTCGAGAACTATCCCCATGACGCGTTCATCGCTTCGGTCGATGAAAGCCTCAAGAGGCTCAGGACGGATTACGTCGATCTTCTTCTGCTGCACTGGCCGAGCGCGGCGGTGCCTCTCGCCGAGCAGATCGGCGCGCTCAACGGGGTGAGACGAACCGGCAAGGTCCGCCATATCGGCATCTCGAACTTCAACACCGCGCTGCAGGCCGAGGCGATCCGCCTGTCCGACGCGCCGCTCGCCACCAACCAGATCGAGCTTCATCCCTATCTCGCCCCATCGAAGGTCATGGCTGCTGCCCGCGTGGCCGGGCTATCGGTCACGGGATATTATGGCATGGCCGACGGCAAGGTTTTCTCCGATCCCGTGCTGACGGAGATTGCCCGTGAGACCGGCAAGTCGATCGCGCAGGTCGTCTTGCGCTGGCTCATTCAGAAGGATGGCGTCGTCGCACTTTCCAAGACGGTGGGCGAGGAGCGCGCCGCCCAGAATCTCGCCATCTTCGACTTTGATCTGTCGCCCGAGACGGTGGCTACCATCGACGGTCTCGCCCGTCCCGATGGCCGTCTGGTCAGCCCGGTGGGTCTGGCGCCGGCCTGGGATTGAGGCCCCGCCGGCTCGGCGTGGAACCAACAATTCGGCCTGCTGTTGATCCTCACCGTTGTTCAGATGGTCTTGCTGTCGCTCTGCTCTGACTCGCACTTGTGGACACAGGAGCCGCTCGGCAACCGAGCGCGCCCTGATCGGGCTCGGCACGCTGCCGCTGAGAAATGCGCCGGGGTGTCAGGAGTAAACGTCGATATCTCAACGCCGGAAGTCTCTTAAGGAGGGAGGGCCGGGGAGATCAAATGTTCTCCGCACCCGCTTTGATCTCAGGAAATAGGCAATGATGATGCCGGATATGAGCAGGTTTATCCAAAAAGGGCGATCTAGCTCTTGCGTTAATGGACCTATCGCGGCTTCACCAGAGAGAAGCCAGAGTCCAATAAACGCCGCGGTCAGAACGATGGCCCCCAACAGAATAGGAAGGGATGAGTACACTATAGCCGATATAGGGAATATGCGTGATCTCCTATGAAGGAGGATGATCAATAGTATCGGAGCAATTAATTCGTTGATAAATATAAATGAGAATTCAAAGATGCGAAACGCGCCCTCCCACGAGAGGATGTCATGCCAATTCTGGTCGCGTTTTAATAGAGCGTGGGTGCTTGTTATAAAAGACAAGGGCATAAGATAAAGCAATATAGCATAAAGTGCGAGCCATCCTCTAATTCGAACAAGTGCCTGGGGCTCCCGCGCATCGTAGCGATCGGAAATCCAGACGTTGAGCCTGACGAGCGGATATCCCAATAGAATACCAATCGCGCCAAGCGCGACGAGAGCCGCCCCAATGCCGTCGGTGAACGTCTTGGTCTGCCTCGCGGATCCGAACAGGAGGATGCCGACCAAAAGCACAAGCCCAGCAATCGCGCTCGCGAACAAGCCCACCGTGTGGGCGCGAGCCGACCGCTTTCGTCTGTAGAGCTCAAAGTCAGTCATGGCTACGCCGCCGTGCTCGCCGTCCAATCAAACGCGTTCCTTTCTGCCAGCTCCGAGCGGGAGGATCAACGAGTCGACGCTCCGGCGGAAGATGCTCCGCGATGGAGGTGAGCAGAGCGATGCTCGCGGCTTGGTTTCCAACAGACGGAAAGTCAGGCCTGGCATTAGCGAATGGGTGAATATGACGGGGAGGGGGCTCGCGTGCCAGTTGCATTGCGCGGAGTGCATAGCTGTCATGAGACATGGTGCGTTGCACAATCGCGGTGCAGGCCTCATATCACTCGTGGCTGAAGACGTTGGGCTCCGCACCCCTCCCAGCGTAGAGCTTGTTTTCGGCCGTTCCCCTCTGGAATGTTTCGACTTCGGTCAAACATTTTTACTGGGCCGGCTCTCCTCTGGAGGGCCGGCCCTTTTTCTTTGTCGCATCAGCGGGC
Proteins encoded in this region:
- the fabG gene encoding 3-oxoacyl-(acyl-carrier-protein) reductase FabG codes for the protein MLIDVVRCLATGAILPKQLEEVLLMAATRTFLITGASKGIGRAVSERLAAAGHTVIGLARNADDNAFRGLLVPVDLEDRHQTQEALTDISKRFRIDGVVNNVGLVRPQPLGRIELDDLDAVLGLNLHPTLQAVQAALPNMRSNGWGRIVNISSLTILGIAERTAYAAAKMALVSFARTWALELAQTGITVNAVAPGPTETELFRANNPPGSDGERRYLSGVPMNRLGKPDEIAAAVAFFLSEDAAFITGQTLFVDGGASMGKALI
- a CDS encoding LysR family transcriptional regulator → MSRRFDHLGDVEAFVVVAEKGSMTEGAVTLSTTPSVLSRAITRLETRLGAQLMRRTTRRLSLTDAGRAYLEQARAAFSLIDNVERTIQGKDGEPLTGNVRLSVPTTYGHYRLPAMLSAFAQAYPEVHIELSITNRNVDLVAEGYDLAIRLGPLPDSGLVAHKMEDAPLRLVAAPSYIERAGVPQSIEGLLDHQCLPFVMPSSGRCAPWLFRVGSRDVEWTPPGRIRIFDDVLGVMSLAESGMGICQTYDFIVGDRIEQGRLVEVLEGTRGRTRPFSVIFTPHRRLSAATRALIDYLISAASST
- a CDS encoding DNA-binding transcriptional LysR family regulator, whose translation is MGVFIVAAESEGFSAAGRKLGLSPSAVSKLVTRIEDRLGTPLFVRSTRTLQLTPEGAIYLERARRILSDIDETERLIATGADVAPRGKLRVSASVAFGECCLLPLVPKFFALYPQVELDVSLTDMVIDLVDERTDVAIRSGPLRDSALKARKLLESRRVIVASPGYLEAHGVPARPQDLDRHNCLRFNFRRSLDEWPFRDPSSGEPLTRSVAGNAYGNSGVILRQLALDSVGLARLGAFHVEKDIAAGRLIAVLEDYNAEDIELVHAIYVGHEHLAARIRAFVDFLADAIGKRPAP
- the ytbD gene encoding Uncharacterized MFS-type transporter YtbD, with the protein product MPMALYALTIAAYAIGTTEFVIVGLLPTVAGDLGITLPLAGLIVSVYALGVTFGAPILTALTGRVERKPLLLGLMVLFIAGNMLAALTPTYEFLLIARVLSAFAHGVFFSVGATIAADLVPEDRRASAIAMMFMGLTVAIVTGVPLGTFIGQTFGWRATFWAVAALGVIAFIGIATLLPRNISKAPPASLLDQVRVLGSGRLLLVFAMTALGYGGTFVTFTYLATILEEITGFAASHVSLILILYGAAIAVGNLSGGRIANRDPVKALTWLFAAQAAVLVIFTFTTGATVPALVTLAALGFLSFANVPGLQLYVVQLAKRFRPGTVDVASALNIAAFNLGIALGAWIGGLVVGSGLGLAATPWVGGIMVAAALVLTLWSGVLDNREKRAELRTA
- a CDS encoding Coenzyme F420-dependent N5,N10-methylene tetrahydromethanopterin reductase and related flavin-dependent oxidoreductases, with the protein product MSFDHTASALDLIRKPGRLTLGVELPLDNDWSPEGDSRRKADGRPQGVPDLSRYPELVRQIDGAGFAALWMRDVPVFDPANFGDAGSVYDPFVNLGFLAGVTKYVALGTAGIVLPLRHPMMVAKAAASVDRLSGGRLILGLASGDRPVEYPLLGLDFEKRGETFRNSLTYVREAWKDAGLSLGDGRTAAGYDLLPKPLQRRIPTVIAGNGQQTNDWIAANMDGRFVYPGNLDRLATQAADFRSLTKAAGLEPGVFISAFHLDLADDPDEAPTPRRFGARVGRKPLLDHLEQLHGVGVDHLAVLLRPSRRPLDEVIDELARDVIPQLAAPPKRLPRES
- the dkgB gene encoding methylglyoxal reductase DkgB: MQTINANGARIPALGFGTFRMPGPDTLRMVPHVLRLGYRHIDTAQIYGNEAEVGEGIAASGVARGDIFLTTKVWVENYPHDAFIASVDESLKRLRTDYVDLLLLHWPSAAVPLAEQIGALNGVRRTGKVRHIGISNFNTALQAEAIRLSDAPLATNQIELHPYLAPSKVMAAARVAGLSVTGYYGMADGKVFSDPVLTEIARETGKSIAQVVLRWLIQKDGVVALSKTVGEERAAQNLAIFDFDLSPETVATIDGLARPDGRLVSPVGLAPAWD
- a CDS encoding hypothetical protein (Evidence 5 : Unknown function), translating into MILTVVQMVLLSLCSDSHLWTQEPLGNRARPDRARHAAAEKCAGVSGVNVDISTPEVS
- a CDS encoding membrane hypothetical protein (Evidence 5 : Unknown function), whose translation is MDGEHGGVAMTDFELYRRKRSARAHTVGLFASAIAGLVLLVGILLFGSARQTKTFTDGIGAALVALGAIGILLGYPLVRLNVWISDRYDAREPQALVRIRGWLALYAILLYLMPLSFITSTHALLKRDQNWHDILSWEGAFRIFEFSFIFINELIAPILLIILLHRRSRIFPISAIVYSSLPILLGAIVLTAAFIGLWLLSGEAAIGPLTQELDRPFWINLLISGIIIAYFLRSKRVRRTFDLPGPPSLRDFRR
- a CDS encoding hypothetical protein (Evidence 5 : Unknown function), with amino-acid sequence MQRTMSHDSYALRAMQLAREPPPRHIHPFANARPDFPSVGNQAASIALLTSIAEHLPPERRLVDPPARSWQKGTRLIGRRARRRSHD